ATGACAGAACAAGAAACTTGGGACAGCGTTCTGGAATTGGTTCGTGAAAGTGTAACTGAGTCTTCATATAACACATGGTTCAAAGATACAAAAATCCATTCTCTTACTGATGACAAAATTGTTTTAGTTGCCAATAATCCATTTACTGCAAATTGGTTATTACAAAACTATAAAAGTGAGATTACTGGATATGTGAGTGCTATTTCTGGTAAAAACATTACTGATTTAGACGTGTTCACTGAAGATGACTTAGATGAATTACAAGCAAAATTCACACCTCCTCAGAATGAAGTCAAACCCGTACAACCTGTTCAAGGCGAACAATTCAATACGAATAATACGTTTGATACGTTCGTTATCGGACCGGGCAACCGTTTCCCACATGCTGCAAGCCTTGCCGTTGCTGAATCGCCGGCAAAAGCTTACAATCCGCTATTTATCTATGGTGGTGTAGGCCTTGGTAAAACACACTTAATGCATGCAATCGGGCATTATGTGACAGAAAATAATAAAGATGCGAAAGTACTTTATACTTCTAGTGAGAAATTTACGAATGAATTCATTCAATCCATTCGTAACAACGACACTGAAGCATTCCGTGAGAAGTACCGTAACATCGATGTTTTACTAATTGATGACATTCAATTTATTCAGAAAAAGGAACAAACACAAGAGGAGTTTTTCCATACTTTTAATGATTTGCATCAAAATAATAAGCAAATTGTTATCTCTAGTGACCGCCCACCAAAAGAGATTTCAACTTTAGAAGAACGCTTGAAATCCCGCTTCCAATGGGGGTTAATCGTG
This region of Staphylococcus sp. IVB6240 genomic DNA includes:
- the dnaA gene encoding chromosomal replication initiator protein DnaA, whose translation is MTEQETWDSVLELVRESVTESSYNTWFKDTKIHSLTDDKIVLVANNPFTANWLLQNYKSEITGYVSAISGKNITDLDVFTEDDLDELQAKFTPPQNEVKPVQPVQGEQFNTNNTFDTFVIGPGNRFPHAASLAVAESPAKAYNPLFIYGGVGLGKTHLMHAIGHYVTENNKDAKVLYTSSEKFTNEFIQSIRNNDTEAFREKYRNIDVLLIDDIQFIQKKEQTQEEFFHTFNDLHQNNKQIVISSDRPPKEISTLEERLKSRFQWGLIVDITPPDFETRMAILQKKTEEENLDVPLEALTYIANQIQTNIRELEGALNRVNAFSNLQGKPITTELTAEALKDIIQVAPTKKITIQDIQKVVGAYYGVRIEDFAAKKRTKSIAYPRQIAMYLSRELTDFSLPKIGEEFGGRDHTTVIHAHDKIKKELETDSGLMREIRQLEKDIKS